Proteins encoded by one window of Lepeophtheirus salmonis chromosome 10, UVic_Lsal_1.4, whole genome shotgun sequence:
- the LOC121125296 gene encoding uncharacterized protein, whose translation MAFKFICLMALIGSAAAAGGPRARTLSVNRDGRSLLNTFPFNDGARGTARAAHAEHHEHNHAHAEHPAASDNRLARQGGGDDVPLDIGSIAAAGERCIDKVVMVEETEYDDHIECHHSYSERCHTTYTTDFEPQQEEECEENFKKSCFIEYKKVAVDETVKFCHTPLVCEGEGPEECKTVYESECETRYHEHDVEDDVVNCETIQEEKCEDVTQGYTTEQKCTKWPKQVCTNEKKNVKKYSPQTECKKVPRQLCGPSGCVAQPGPEECFDKKETIVQEVPEEQCNLEPQKACKQVTKLVPSLKPVEECVDIPKEVCSRSRKNPRKVQKPVVKKWCYVPSAASGLA comes from the exons ATGGCTTTCAAG tttatttgttTAATGGCTTTGATTGGATCAGCCGCTGCTGCCGGAGGACCAAGAGCAAGAACTCTTTCAGTGAACCGTGATGGAAGATCCCTTCTCAACACCTTTCCCTTCAATGATGGAGCTCGTGGAACTGCCCGTGCTGCTCATGCTGAACACCATGAACATAATCACGCTCATGCTGAACACCCAGCTGCCTCTGACAATAGATTGGCCCGTCAAGGAGGTGGTGATGATGTCCCACTTGACATTGGATCCATTGCCGCTGCTGGAGAGCGTTGTATCGACAAGGTCGTCATGGTAGAAGAAACCGAATATGATGACCACATCGAATGTCACCACAGCTACTCTGAGAGATGTCACACCACCTACACCACCGACTTCGAACCTCAACAAGAGGAAGAGTGCGAAGAAAACTTCAAGAAAAGCTGTTTCATCGAATACAAGAAGGTCGCTGTTGATGAGACCGTCAAGTTCTGTCACACTCCCTTAGTCTGCGAAGGTGAAGGACCTGAAGAATGTAAGACTGTCTACGAATCCGAGTGCGAAACTCGTTACCATGAACACGATGTTGAGGATGACGTTGTCAATTGTGAGACCATCCAAGAAGAGAAGTGCGAGGATGTCACCCAAGGTTACACCACTGAGCAAAAATGTACCAAATGGCCCAAACAAGTTTGTACCAATGAAAAGAAGAACGTCAAGAAATACAGTCCCCAAACCGAATGTAAGAAGGTTCCAAGACAATTGTGCGGTCCCTCCGGCTGTGTTGCCCAACCAGGACCCGAAGAGTGTTTCGACAAGAAGGAAACCATTGTCCAAGAAGTCCCAGAGGAACAATGTAACTTGGAACCCCAAAAGGCTTGCAAGCAAGTCACAAAATTGGTTCCCAGCCTCAAACCTGTTGAGGAGTGTGTTGATATACCCAAAGAAGTCTGCTCCCGTTCCAGAAAGAATCCCAGAAAGGTCCAAAAGCCCGTTGTCAAGAAATGGTGCTATGTTCCATCCGCTGCTTCTGGTTTGGCTTAA